Proteins encoded together in one Labeo rohita strain BAU-BD-2019 chromosome 21, IGBB_LRoh.1.0, whole genome shotgun sequence window:
- the LOC127152066 gene encoding histone-lysine N-methyltransferase, H3 lysine-79 specific-like, which yields MDPDIRVRQPEKRVMELDNRERELEKRTMELDRRAMELDGRLMDLHVELTRRATEMDIRQREMEKRAERRQTELDERLMDLHVRTYKLYIRDRETMELDGREIDLKKREMKPDIGEIHMERKEMELYIKERELDFRERDLDRRESEMERRVSEMERRESKMDRRESEMERRKNEMDKRETELYRRERELEREERELDRRTERMKPVRCSSNELDHPNSKNFVIYAHFH from the coding sequence ATGGATCCAGATATTAGAGTGAGACAACCAGAGAAGAGAGTGATGGAACTGgataacagagagagagaactgGAGAAAAGAACAATGGAACTTGATAGAAGAGCGATGGAACTGGATGGAAGACTGATGGACCTGCATGTGGAACTAACTAGAAGAGCGACAGAAATGGATATTAGACAGAGAGAAATGGAGAAAAGGGCAGAGAGAAGACAGACTGAACTGGATGAAAGACTGATGGACCTGCATGTAAGGACGTATAAGCTGTATATAAGAGACAGAGAAACAATGGAACTGGATGGAAGAGAGATAGATCTGAAGAAAAGAGAGATGAAACCAGATATTGGAGAGATACACATGGAGAGGAAAGAAATGGAACTGTATATTAAAGAGAGAGAACTGGATTTTAGAGAGAGAGACCTTGATAGAAGAGAGAGCGAAATGGAGAGAAGAGTGAGTGAAATGGAGAGAAGAGAGAGCAAAATGGACAGAAGAGAGAGCGAAatggaaagaagaaaaaacgaAATGGATAAAAGGGAAACCGAACTGTATAGAAGAGAGCGAGAACtggagagagaagagagagaactTGATAGAAGAACTGAAAGAATGAAACCTGTGAGATGTAGCAGCAATGAGTTAGATCATCCTAACAGTAAGAATTTTGTTATTTATGCACATTTTCATTGA
- the LOC127152199 gene encoding ribonuclease Y 1, protein MALKERFRLTESNYKKENDSLRDLMVDTVKQLKKYKNCQEQNQQGASCAQEDLLFKECINNTLKNMFPSIIDDFTELEKTLNEQLAVCKETVSTLKNKYSFMYDYICQESPNENKDIQKELQQLKLKEKELERKLKEAEDRLRLEKDLSRREKDLESKERATVNKEQDIQPGGEEHLTCPGLSNTKQRSVNERKGELTSKDEDLHDSESPEFGKPVRRNSSQSMPPEMTEHEHGPLNTL, encoded by the exons ATGGCTTTAAAGGAAAGATTTAGGCTTACTGAAAGTAATTATAAGAAAGAAAACGACTCTTTGAGAGACTTGATGGTGGACACTGTGAAACAgttaaagaaatacaaaaactgTCAGGAGCAGAACCAGCAAGGGGCCTCATGTGCTCAAGAAGATCTGCTGTTTAAAGAATGTATCAACAACACCTTGAAAAACATGTTTCCATCTATCATTGATGATTTTACTGAACTtgaaaaaacactgaatgaacAGCTGGCGGTTTGTAAAGAAACTGTGAGCACCTTGAAGAACAAGTATTCATTCATGTATGATTATATTTGTCAAGAGAGTCCAAATGAAAATAAGGATATCCAAAAAGAACTGCAGCAACTCAAACTCAAAGAAAAAGAGTTGGAACGGAAACTTAAGGAAGCAGAGGACAGATTAAGGCTGGAGAAAGATCTGAGTAGAAGAGAGAAGGATCTGGAATCCAAAGAGAGAGCAACGGTAAATAAAGAGCAAGACATTCAGCCTGGTGGAGAAGAGCATCTAACTTGTCCTGGGT TGTCTAACACTAAACAGCGATCTGTAAATGAAAGAAAAGGAGAGTTGACAAGCAAAGATGAAGATTTACATGACTCTGAATCACCTGAGTTTGGAAAACCTGTGAGACGCAACAGCAGCCAATCCATGCCACCTGAAA TGACTGAACATGAACATGGACCCCTAAACACACTCTGA